In Sulfurospirillum tamanense, a single genomic region encodes these proteins:
- a CDS encoding threonine aldolase family protein produces MQPLHQEQFASDNYSGACPEVLHALNETNQGYARAYGDDVYTKAAADGLRALFGVPCEVFFVFNGTAANSLALASLCQSYHSVVCHELSHIETDECGAPQFFSNGMKLLLSKEGDGKITPASITRLVTKRTDLHYPKPKVVSLTQSTETGMVYSLEELRAIKACAKTHGLKLHIDGARLANALASLHVSPKTFVEESGVDVLSFGGTKNGMFLGEAVVFFDKALAEDFEYRCKQAGQLASKMRYISAQWLGLLKDDVWLKNARHANAMAAYFSETVARIEGVKLLFPTQSNAVFIELDPKRIEKLAQEGWLFYTFIGTGGVRFVFSWDATKARVDALIETIKKG; encoded by the coding sequence ATGCAACCACTCCACCAAGAACAATTTGCAAGCGACAACTACTCAGGCGCTTGTCCCGAGGTGCTTCATGCTCTCAATGAGACCAACCAAGGCTACGCTAGGGCCTATGGCGATGATGTTTACACCAAAGCCGCGGCCGATGGACTGCGCGCGCTTTTTGGCGTTCCTTGCGAAGTCTTTTTCGTTTTTAATGGCACGGCAGCCAACTCTTTGGCATTAGCCTCCTTGTGCCAATCCTACCACAGCGTCGTGTGCCATGAACTTTCTCACATTGAAACCGACGAGTGCGGAGCGCCCCAGTTTTTTTCCAACGGCATGAAGCTTTTACTCTCCAAAGAGGGTGATGGCAAAATCACGCCCGCATCCATCACGCGCCTTGTCACCAAACGCACCGACTTGCATTACCCTAAACCCAAAGTCGTCTCTTTGACCCAATCCACCGAAACGGGCATGGTCTATTCCCTCGAAGAGTTGCGTGCCATCAAAGCGTGTGCTAAAACCCACGGGCTAAAATTGCACATCGACGGCGCGCGCCTTGCTAATGCGCTGGCTTCTTTACATGTAAGCCCCAAAACCTTTGTGGAAGAGAGCGGCGTAGACGTGCTGAGCTTTGGCGGGACGAAAAACGGGATGTTTTTAGGGGAAGCGGTGGTGTTTTTCGACAAGGCATTGGCAGAAGATTTTGAGTACCGTTGCAAACAAGCAGGGCAGCTTGCTTCCAAAATGCGCTACATTTCCGCCCAGTGGCTCGGGCTTTTGAAAGATGACGTGTGGCTTAAAAATGCCCGCCACGCCAATGCCATGGCAGCGTATTTTTCAGAAACTGTGGCACGGATTGAGGGAGTGAAGCTACTATTCCCCACCCAATCTAATGCCGTTTTTATCGAACTAGACCCAAAGCGCATCGAGAAGTTAGCGCAGGAGGGATGGTTGTTTTACACGTTCATTGGGACGGGCGGTGTACGGTTTGTCTTTTCATGGGATGCTACCAAGGCACGCGTGGACGCACTCATCGAAACAATCAAGAAGGGGTAA